One window from the genome of Cyanobacteria bacterium GSL.Bin1 encodes:
- the pstC gene encoding phosphate ABC transporter permease subunit PstC, with translation MTAKTSSSLPPERGRSNTEKKFDQIFAGATAAFAIAIGLLLAAIAIVVFIQALPAVQEFGLGFLVTSAWNPVEGRELYGALPMIYGTLVSSLIALIIAVPLGLGTAIFLSEDFIPLQIRTVLVFLVELLAAIPSVVYGLWGIFVLIPFLKVIGDWLHGNFGWIPLFRTSPVGPGMLPAGVILAIMVLPIITAISRDSLAALPPQLRQGSLGLGASRWGTIFRVLIPAAFSGIVGGTMLALGRAMGETMAATMIIGNSNQLNISILAPANTIASLLANQFAEAKGMQVSALMYAAFVLVVMTLVVNVLAQMIVNRVQAKYQ, from the coding sequence GTGACTGCCAAGACATCATCATCATTACCTCCTGAGAGAGGTCGCTCAAACACTGAGAAGAAATTTGACCAGATTTTTGCGGGTGCAACTGCTGCTTTTGCCATTGCCATTGGTTTACTCTTAGCAGCTATTGCTATTGTTGTTTTCATTCAGGCTCTACCTGCTGTTCAAGAATTTGGGCTCGGCTTCCTGGTCACTAGTGCTTGGAATCCGGTTGAAGGACGAGAGCTATATGGGGCACTACCAATGATTTACGGTACCCTAGTTAGTTCTCTAATTGCGCTGATCATTGCTGTCCCTTTAGGTCTAGGAACTGCAATTTTTTTGAGCGAGGATTTTATTCCGCTTCAGATTCGCACCGTGCTCGTTTTCTTGGTGGAGTTACTGGCAGCCATTCCCAGCGTCGTTTATGGTTTATGGGGAATTTTTGTCCTAATTCCGTTTCTTAAGGTGATTGGGGACTGGTTACATGGTAATTTTGGCTGGATTCCTCTGTTTAGAACCTCTCCAGTCGGACCGGGGATGCTCCCAGCAGGGGTGATTTTAGCGATTATGGTTTTACCCATTATTACTGCGATTTCTCGAGATTCGCTTGCTGCGTTACCGCCTCAACTACGACAAGGTTCTTTAGGTCTAGGAGCTAGCCGTTGGGGCACCATTTTTCGAGTCTTAATTCCAGCTGCCTTTTCCGGTATTGTTGGCGGTACAATGCTGGCTTTGGGTCGAGCGATGGGTGAAACCATGGCAGCGACCATGATTATCGGGAACTCAAATCAATTAAATATTTCAATTTTAGCTCCTGCCAATACGATCGCTTCCCTCTTAGCAAACCAATTCGCGGAAGCAAAAGGAATGCAGGTGTCTGCCTTGATGTATGCAGCATTTGTGCTGGTCGTGATGACATTAGTTGTCAATGTGTTAGCACAGATGATTGTGAATCGAGTTCAGGCCAAGTACCAGTAG
- the pstB gene encoding phosphate ABC transporter ATP-binding protein — MSNPETANTSYNSETAKTLALATDVVLRAKACDIYYGNYKAVRDVSLDIPRNKITALIGPSGCGKSTVLRCFNRLNDLINGFRLDGEITYHGQDIYAKDIDPIEVRRRIGMVFQQPNPFPKSIYDNIAYGARVSNYSGDLDELVENSLRRAALWDEVKDKLQENGFALSGGQQQRLCIARTIAINPEVVLMDEPCSALDPISTLKVEELMKELAENYTIIIVTHNMQQATRVADYTAFFNAVATESGGKVGYLAEYDETRVIFEEAQQEVTRDYVSGRFG, encoded by the coding sequence ATGTCTAACCCTGAAACAGCTAACACATCGTACAACTCCGAAACAGCTAAAACACTTGCCTTAGCAACTGACGTTGTTTTGCGGGCTAAAGCATGTGATATTTACTACGGCAACTATAAAGCAGTACGTGATGTTTCCCTGGATATCCCTAGAAACAAAATCACCGCCTTGATCGGTCCCTCGGGTTGTGGTAAAAGCACGGTACTGCGCTGCTTTAATCGATTGAATGACTTAATCAACGGTTTTCGCCTTGACGGTGAGATTACTTACCATGGTCAAGATATCTATGCCAAAGATATCGACCCCATTGAGGTTCGTCGCCGGATTGGCATGGTATTTCAGCAACCTAATCCTTTTCCCAAATCGATCTATGACAATATCGCTTATGGTGCTAGGGTCAGTAACTATAGCGGCGATCTCGACGAATTAGTGGAGAATTCTCTAAGACGAGCTGCCCTCTGGGATGAAGTCAAGGACAAACTGCAAGAAAACGGATTTGCCTTATCCGGTGGACAGCAGCAGCGACTCTGTATTGCTCGCACCATTGCCATCAATCCGGAAGTGGTGCTAATGGACGAACCCTGCTCTGCCTTAGACCCCATTTCCACCCTGAAGGTGGAGGAGTTAATGAAAGAGCTCGCGGAAAACTACACGATTATTATCGTCACTCACAATATGCAGCAAGCCACCCGGGTGGCTGATTACACCGCCTTTTTTAATGCTGTTGCGACAGAAAGTGGCGGTAAAGTGGGCTATTTGGCTGAGTATGACGAGACGAGAGTGATCTTCGAGGAGGCTCAGCAAGAAGTAACACGGGATTATGTGTCTGGTCGCTTCGGCTAG
- a CDS encoding histidine phosphatase family protein encodes MTTKVVIIRHGQSTYNIEHIIQGRCDKSVLTEKGRADAQKVGAVLRQLDLAALYTSPLQRAKETAEIIHSCFQVAPPLEVSELLQEVDLPLWEEKKKNEVVEQFPDDYYCWKTRPHEFYMMVNGQEHYPVLSLYEQAQNFWKEIVAKHEGETIAIVAHNGINRCLISSAIGVLPNRYHSIQQSNCGINVLNFKGAWGEPVELESLNQTSHLGTALPSPRKNQGIRLLLVRHGETDWNKESRFQGKMDIPLNENGREQGRKAADFLKEALLDFAISSPMLRPKETAELILAHHSGVPLEIKEGLLEISHGKWEGKLKPEIQAEYPELLKQWQETPEMVQMPDGENLQQVWDRAVASWEEIVVEKSNSPDQIKTGIVVAHDAINKVILCALLGLSPSNFWNVKQGNGAVSVIDYPEGKEGAPVLQAINITSHLSEGIFDQTAAGAL; translated from the coding sequence GTGACGACAAAGGTTGTAATTATCCGTCATGGACAAAGTACCTATAATATCGAACACATCATCCAGGGACGTTGTGACAAATCGGTTTTAACGGAAAAAGGTCGCGCCGATGCACAAAAAGTAGGTGCTGTGTTGCGTCAACTTGATCTTGCAGCACTCTATACCAGTCCTCTCCAAAGAGCAAAAGAAACGGCAGAAATTATTCATAGCTGTTTTCAGGTTGCCCCTCCCCTCGAAGTTTCTGAATTACTACAAGAAGTAGATCTTCCCTTATGGGAAGAAAAGAAAAAAAATGAGGTTGTCGAGCAATTTCCAGATGATTATTACTGTTGGAAAACACGTCCTCATGAATTTTATATGATGGTTAATGGTCAAGAACATTATCCAGTTTTATCTCTCTATGAACAAGCCCAAAATTTCTGGAAAGAAATCGTTGCTAAGCATGAAGGAGAAACGATCGCGATTGTTGCTCATAATGGGATTAATCGTTGTTTAATTAGTAGCGCGATTGGGGTTCTACCCAATCGTTACCATTCGATTCAACAATCTAATTGTGGGATTAATGTTCTGAACTTCAAAGGCGCATGGGGCGAACCCGTTGAATTAGAATCACTCAATCAAACCTCTCATTTGGGAACTGCTTTACCCTCTCCCCGGAAAAATCAAGGAATCCGGTTACTTTTAGTCCGTCACGGAGAAACTGATTGGAATAAAGAATCTCGCTTCCAAGGGAAAATGGATATTCCGCTTAATGAAAATGGCAGAGAACAAGGGAGAAAAGCTGCCGATTTTTTGAAAGAAGCCTTATTAGATTTTGCCATTTCTAGCCCGATGTTACGCCCGAAAGAAACAGCAGAATTAATCTTAGCCCATCATTCAGGCGTGCCGTTAGAAATCAAGGAAGGACTCTTAGAAATTAGTCATGGCAAATGGGAAGGTAAATTAAAACCGGAAATTCAAGCCGAATATCCAGAATTACTCAAACAATGGCAAGAAACACCAGAAATGGTACAGATGCCAGACGGGGAAAATTTACAGCAAGTTTGGGATCGTGCTGTTGCGTCTTGGGAAGAAATTGTTGTAGAAAAAAGCAATTCTCCTGACCAAATCAAAACCGGCATTGTTGTTGCCCATGATGCGATTAATAAAGTGATTTTGTGTGCCTTATTAGGGCTATCTCCAAGCAATTTCTGGAATGTGAAGCAAGGCAATGGTGCAGTAAGTGTGATTGACTATCCTGAAGGTAAAGAGGGTGCGCCGGTTTTGCAAGCAATTAATATTACCAGTCATCTGAGTGAGGGCATTTTTGACCAAACTGCAGCGGGTGCTTTATAA
- a CDS encoding glycosyl transferase: MSRPVLYVAITSHGFGHAVRAASVAAAAQALLPELLPIFVTKVPDWLLSSYVPGDFIQRDRALDVGVVQSDSIQMDLDATRQELEKIRKNEDRIIQEEAELIADQGVSLMIADIPALAGKIAKTAGIPCWSITNFGWDFIYRDWGEAFHELADWMSEGYSYSDRTFRLPMYEPMSAFPNLGDVGLTGGIPRWSADAIREQFKLIQPQEKTVLLSFGGLGLHKIPYENLQYFTDWQFITFDRQAPDLPNLLKVTDHHYRPLDFMPVAGRVVSKPGYSTFSEAIRVGVPIVSLRRERFAESPLLLKGIENYADHQIISPESFFEDSWSFLKETPQPPRLPDTVEKDGTEQIASAIVNHFVTLNSSVTNSTSNHV; the protein is encoded by the coding sequence ATGTCTCGTCCTGTTCTTTACGTTGCCATTACCAGTCACGGCTTTGGTCATGCCGTCCGCGCCGCCTCTGTTGCTGCAGCCGCCCAAGCCTTGCTTCCTGAATTATTGCCCATTTTTGTAACGAAAGTTCCTGATTGGTTGCTGAGTTCCTATGTGCCCGGAGACTTTATACAGCGCGATCGCGCGTTGGATGTAGGAGTGGTCCAAAGCGATAGCATCCAAATGGATTTAGACGCCACCCGCCAAGAATTAGAGAAAATTCGGAAAAACGAAGACAGAATTATTCAAGAAGAAGCAGAATTGATTGCTGATCAGGGGGTAAGCCTCATGATTGCCGATATTCCTGCTTTAGCGGGAAAAATTGCCAAAACGGCTGGCATTCCCTGTTGGTCCATTACCAATTTCGGTTGGGATTTTATTTATCGCGACTGGGGAGAAGCGTTTCATGAACTTGCTGATTGGATGAGTGAAGGCTATAGTTACAGCGATCGCACCTTTCGACTGCCGATGTACGAACCGATGAGTGCCTTCCCTAATCTCGGGGATGTCGGCTTAACTGGTGGGATTCCCCGATGGAGTGCCGATGCGATTCGAGAACAATTTAAATTAATTCAACCGCAAGAAAAAACCGTTCTTCTCTCCTTTGGCGGCTTGGGGTTACACAAAATCCCTTATGAAAATTTACAATATTTTACAGACTGGCAATTCATTACCTTTGATCGGCAAGCCCCTGACCTTCCTAACTTGTTAAAGGTCACAGACCATCACTATCGCCCCCTGGATTTTATGCCAGTAGCAGGGCGTGTAGTTTCCAAGCCAGGGTATAGTACCTTCTCTGAAGCGATACGGGTGGGAGTTCCAATTGTTTCTTTACGTCGGGAACGGTTTGCTGAGTCGCCTCTCTTGCTAAAGGGGATTGAAAATTATGCTGACCATCAAATTATTTCTCCGGAATCGTTTTTTGAAGACAGTTGGTCTTTCTTAAAGGAAACTCCGCAACCGCCTCGTCTTCCTGACACAGTAGAGAAAGATGGGACCGAACAAATTGCCAGCGCGATCGTTAACCATTTTGTAACGCTTAACTCCTCTGTAACTAACTCAACAAGCAATCATGTCTGA
- a CDS encoding tyrosine--tRNA ligase — MASDLNWLYRGTTEIFPNQPESDNPDENLEQRLLRSDSPLRVKLGIDPTGTDIHLGHSIPVRKLRAFQDAGHTAVLIIGDFTAQIGDPTGKSEVRKHLTPEEVEANAKTYLEQLRPILDFDTPGRLEIRYNSEWLKDLDLNQILALLATMTVGQMLAKEGFAERYEKDQPIYLHEFMYPLMQGYDSVAVEADVELGGTDQKFNIAVGRDLQRYFKKRPQFGLLTPILIGTDGVQKMSKSLNNYVGLKEDALSMYSKLEKVPDDQIRTYFELLTNLPLDQLPENPRECQKLLGLEVTSHYHGKEVAEQAQKSALSLVSGQTGEAAAVPEYSLSEFAFPVKLFYLLNVTGLCASSGEGRRQIKGGAVRLDGEKVTDVNAEFQTAEELADKTLQVGKKKFVRLV, encoded by the coding sequence ATGGCTTCAGATTTGAATTGGCTTTATCGCGGTACAACAGAAATTTTCCCGAATCAACCGGAATCGGATAATCCTGACGAAAATTTAGAACAGCGTCTCCTGCGCAGCGATTCTCCCTTGCGCGTAAAATTAGGGATTGACCCAACCGGAACCGATATTCATTTGGGACATAGTATTCCCGTGCGCAAACTGCGGGCTTTTCAAGATGCTGGACATACTGCAGTTTTAATTATTGGCGATTTTACCGCCCAAATTGGCGATCCCACGGGGAAATCGGAAGTCCGCAAGCATTTAACCCCGGAAGAAGTGGAAGCGAACGCCAAAACTTACCTTGAACAATTGCGTCCCATCCTCGATTTTGATACTCCTGGACGTTTAGAAATTCGCTACAATTCCGAATGGTTAAAAGACCTTGATTTAAACCAAATTTTGGCATTATTAGCCACCATGACGGTCGGGCAAATGTTAGCCAAAGAAGGCTTTGCAGAACGCTACGAAAAAGATCAGCCGATTTATCTTCATGAGTTTATGTATCCTCTCATGCAAGGGTATGATTCCGTTGCCGTGGAAGCAGATGTGGAGTTAGGCGGAACCGATCAAAAATTTAATATTGCCGTGGGAAGAGACTTACAACGCTACTTTAAAAAACGTCCCCAGTTTGGCTTATTAACGCCAATTTTAATCGGGACTGATGGGGTGCAAAAAATGTCAAAATCCTTGAATAATTACGTGGGGCTAAAAGAAGATGCCTTGAGTATGTATTCTAAATTGGAGAAAGTTCCGGATGACCAAATTAGAACCTATTTTGAACTACTGACAAACTTACCCTTGGATCAGCTTCCAGAAAATCCTCGGGAGTGCCAAAAATTATTAGGCTTAGAAGTGACCAGTCACTATCATGGAAAAGAAGTGGCAGAACAAGCGCAAAAATCGGCATTGAGTTTAGTTTCGGGGCAAACGGGAGAAGCAGCAGCCGTTCCTGAATACTCTCTCTCAGAATTTGCATTTCCCGTGAAGTTATTTTATCTGCTCAATGTCACTGGTTTATGTGCTAGCAGTGGCGAAGGACGACGGCAAATTAAAGGGGGCGCGGTGCGTTTAGATGGAGAAAAAGTGACGGATGTGAATGCTGAATTTCAGACGGCTGAAGAATTAGCTGACAAAACCTTACAAGTGGGGAAAAAGAAATTTGTTCGCTTAGTTTAA
- the pstA gene encoding phosphate ABC transporter permease PstA, with product MTTLASLCMVGTLIPLVLVLALVLVRGIGRLDLNLFTQLPPPPGLEGGGIANAILGTLIVVLIATLISVPFGIMTAIYLAEFSEGSKLAENVRFATNVLSGVPSIIAGVFVYALLVRSGWTGYSAVAGGVALSILMLPTIIRTTDEALKIVPQEVRWASVGVGASNYQTVLTVVLPAAIPAIITGVTLAIARAAGETAPLIFTALFSQFWPNGIFNPIASLAVLVYNFAIVPFEPQQELAWAGAFILVLLVLATSIAARLATRRRTY from the coding sequence ATGACGACCTTGGCCAGCTTATGTATGGTGGGAACATTAATCCCGCTGGTCTTGGTGCTGGCTTTGGTCCTCGTGCGTGGAATTGGTCGGCTCGATTTGAACCTGTTTACGCAGCTTCCGCCCCCGCCCGGTTTAGAGGGAGGAGGAATTGCCAATGCTATTTTAGGAACCCTGATTGTAGTTTTAATCGCAACCCTTATTTCTGTTCCTTTTGGCATTATGACAGCCATTTATCTGGCAGAATTTAGCGAAGGGAGCAAACTAGCTGAAAATGTACGGTTTGCAACTAACGTTTTAAGCGGTGTTCCGTCGATTATTGCTGGGGTTTTTGTTTACGCACTTTTAGTTCGTTCTGGCTGGACTGGATATTCTGCTGTCGCAGGGGGAGTGGCGTTGTCGATCTTGATGCTGCCGACGATTATTCGGACCACTGATGAGGCTTTGAAGATCGTTCCTCAAGAAGTCCGTTGGGCTTCAGTGGGAGTCGGTGCATCGAATTATCAAACGGTCTTAACCGTTGTTCTCCCGGCTGCTATACCAGCTATTATTACTGGGGTTACCTTAGCAATTGCTCGGGCAGCTGGAGAGACAGCACCGCTAATTTTCACTGCTCTATTTTCTCAGTTTTGGCCCAATGGTATTTTTAATCCTATTGCTAGCTTAGCAGTACTGGTTTACAACTTTGCCATTGTTCCCTTTGAGCCGCAGCAGGAGTTGGCTTGGGCAGGCGCATTTATTCTAGTGCTGCTGGTTCTAGCCACTAGTATCGCCGCTCGCTTGGCAACGCGACGCAGAACTTATTAA
- a CDS encoding tetratricopeptide repeat protein, translating to MESEEQDYQGAQEKFQQAAAAFEKATTINPDFYEAWRDRANILSDLDKHQQALASINKATESSCRLQTSTRNLYLMITDSKSCRETIPLPERKQLQLAEATRHIIPCYFLLSLLEDHSRLVILSQIAHFTATFCRNSIKKGGVISHPGGLLHIVSDDNNRVVFRELFH from the coding sequence TTGGAATCTGAGGAACAAGATTATCAAGGGGCTCAGGAAAAATTTCAACAAGCCGCAGCTGCATTTGAGAAAGCTACTACGATTAATCCTGATTTTTATGAAGCATGGCGCGATCGCGCAAATATCTTGTCTGATTTAGACAAACACCAACAAGCCCTCGCTTCTATTAACAAAGCAACAGAAAGCAGCTGCCGATTACAAACAAGCACTCGAAATCTATATTTGATGATAACTGACTCTAAATCTTGCCGCGAAACAATTCCCTTACCAGAAAGAAAGCAACTGCAACTAGCCGAAGCGACCAGACACATAATCCCGTGTTACTTCTTGCTGAGCCTCCTCGAAGATCACTCTCGTCTCGTCATACTCAGCCAAATAGCCCACTTTACCGCCACTTTCTGTCGCAACAGCATTAAAAAAGGCGGTGTAATCAGCCACCCGGGTGGCTTGCTGCATATTGTGAGTGACGATAATAATCGTGTAGTTTTCCGCGAGCTCTTTCATTAA
- the pstS gene encoding phosphate ABC transporter substrate-binding protein PstS, whose translation MYKARFQRLSFVVFSAILAAGVTACGGGNSTSPTEEGESVFSENISLTGAGASFPAPVYQNWAVEMNKKYPQLQVNYQSVGSGAGVEQFTSETVDFGASDVAMTDEEIGNIDRGVILLPMTAGSIVLTYNVPGVESGLKLTRDAYTNILLGNITNWNDPAIAEANPNVELPEQKITVVHRSDGSGTTGVFTKHLSAISEEWTKEIGEGKSVEWPTTKGTFVGGKGNEGVTAQVQQTVGAIGYVEYGYAVNNNLATASLENASGNFIEANDETASATLAAVELPENLRAFITDPEGEESYPVVTYTWMMAYQDYSDASKAKAMEVMIEYGLNEGQEISPQLGYIALPKNVRERVAEAADQISPDYTITIR comes from the coding sequence ATGTATAAAGCTCGCTTTCAACGATTGAGTTTTGTTGTGTTTTCCGCAATTTTAGCAGCAGGTGTAACAGCTTGTGGCGGTGGTAATAGTACTAGCCCGACTGAGGAGGGAGAGAGTGTTTTCAGCGAGAATATTTCCCTGACCGGGGCAGGAGCGTCTTTTCCGGCTCCTGTCTATCAAAACTGGGCCGTCGAGATGAACAAGAAGTACCCGCAACTACAGGTAAACTATCAGTCAGTCGGTAGCGGTGCCGGTGTTGAACAATTTACGTCTGAGACGGTCGATTTTGGTGCCAGTGATGTTGCAATGACAGATGAGGAAATCGGTAATATCGATAGAGGTGTTATCTTGTTGCCAATGACGGCTGGCAGTATTGTCCTCACCTATAATGTACCCGGTGTCGAGTCAGGTCTCAAGCTCACCCGAGATGCCTATACCAATATCCTGCTCGGCAATATTACCAATTGGAATGACCCGGCAATTGCTGAAGCGAACCCTAATGTTGAACTACCGGAGCAGAAAATTACGGTAGTTCACCGTTCTGACGGTAGCGGGACAACAGGAGTCTTTACCAAACACCTGAGTGCCATTAGCGAAGAATGGACAAAAGAAATCGGGGAAGGAAAGAGTGTTGAGTGGCCCACCACCAAAGGAACTTTTGTTGGGGGAAAAGGCAATGAAGGGGTAACCGCTCAAGTACAGCAAACGGTAGGCGCGATCGGATACGTGGAGTATGGGTATGCAGTCAACAACAATCTAGCAACAGCATCCCTAGAGAATGCCTCTGGCAATTTCATTGAAGCTAACGATGAAACGGCATCTGCTACCTTAGCGGCAGTTGAACTGCCGGAAAACCTCCGGGCTTTTATCACTGATCCTGAAGGCGAAGAATCTTACCCAGTTGTAACCTATACTTGGATGATGGCTTATCAGGATTATAGCGATGCCTCGAAAGCGAAAGCCATGGAAGTGATGATTGAGTATGGTCTTAACGAAGGGCAAGAGATCTCTCCTCAATTAGGCTATATCGCTCTTCCTAAAAATGTCAGAGAACGCGTCGCTGAAGCAGCCGATCAGATCAGTCCTGATTACACCATTACAATCCGATAA
- a CDS encoding amino acid carrier protein: MFDFLNDLIWSKLLIVLLIALGLTFTIRSRFVQFRYFGQMLSNFKEGFTHEEGHLSSFQALALSVAGRVGAGNIAGVAVAITLGGPGAIFWMWLIGLIGMATSFFECTLSQVFKRAEPDGTYRGGPAYYIEQGLNQRWLAAVFSVLLLVTFGLGFNALQSYTVAASVEDTFGLSRDMTAFIMMGMLGAIIFGGVKRIAHVAEYIVPIMAIGYFLMSLAVIITNLDGIPSVFASIVRGAFGLDSAITGGIGAAIIFGVKRGLFSNEAGLGSAPNVAAVAYVKHPVNQGILQSISVFIDTMILCTCTAAVILLSGVYEPGAEVNGVTLTQNAMSEQFGFLGQVFVTIGLALFAFTSMLYNYYLGENSLNFFSEENHALFNGFRVLTLALIIWGATQDLSTVFGFADLTMGLLALVNLAALIMLFGVGLKVLHNFEKQIRSGEKQPLFSAASLPGVEIDAKAWPNQASEPEPTVERFEVGMLR, encoded by the coding sequence ATGTTCGATTTTCTCAACGACCTCATTTGGAGTAAGCTCCTGATTGTCCTTTTAATTGCTTTAGGACTCACTTTTACAATTCGTTCCCGTTTCGTTCAATTTCGCTACTTCGGGCAAATGTTGTCCAACTTCAAGGAGGGGTTCACTCATGAAGAAGGTCACCTCAGTTCCTTTCAGGCGCTTGCTTTAAGCGTTGCTGGTCGAGTGGGAGCGGGAAATATTGCTGGGGTCGCTGTCGCAATTACCTTAGGAGGACCAGGCGCGATCTTTTGGATGTGGTTAATTGGCTTAATCGGTATGGCGACCAGTTTCTTCGAGTGTACTCTCAGCCAGGTCTTTAAGAGAGCCGAACCTGACGGCACTTATCGAGGCGGTCCCGCTTACTACATCGAGCAAGGCTTGAATCAGCGCTGGTTAGCTGCTGTTTTCTCGGTTTTACTGCTAGTAACCTTTGGTTTGGGCTTTAATGCGCTCCAATCCTACACAGTGGCTGCATCGGTAGAGGATACCTTTGGTTTATCTCGCGACATGACAGCCTTTATCATGATGGGGATGTTGGGCGCGATCATTTTTGGTGGGGTTAAGCGCATCGCTCACGTTGCAGAATATATCGTACCAATCATGGCAATTGGCTATTTCCTAATGTCACTCGCGGTTATCATCACTAACCTAGACGGCATACCCAGCGTTTTCGCCTCTATTGTTCGTGGTGCTTTTGGGCTTGATTCAGCGATTACGGGTGGTATTGGGGCGGCAATCATCTTTGGCGTGAAGCGGGGGCTGTTTTCCAACGAAGCGGGTTTAGGGAGCGCCCCTAACGTTGCAGCAGTGGCTTACGTCAAGCATCCTGTCAATCAAGGAATTCTTCAGTCTATAAGTGTCTTCATTGACACGATGATTTTATGTACTTGTACCGCAGCCGTGATTTTACTCTCTGGTGTTTATGAACCCGGTGCGGAGGTCAACGGAGTGACACTGACCCAGAATGCCATGTCTGAACAATTTGGTTTTTTAGGACAAGTCTTTGTCACTATTGGTTTGGCTCTGTTTGCTTTCACCTCTATGCTGTATAACTATTATTTAGGTGAGAATAGCCTTAATTTCTTCAGCGAAGAAAATCATGCCCTCTTCAACGGCTTTCGCGTTTTAACCCTTGCCTTGATTATCTGGGGAGCAACGCAGGATCTCAGTACAGTATTTGGCTTTGCCGACCTGACAATGGGGTTATTAGCCTTAGTGAACTTAGCAGCACTGATCATGTTATTTGGAGTCGGGCTAAAGGTGTTGCACAATTTCGAGAAACAGATTCGCAGTGGCGAGAAACAACCTTTGTTCAGTGCCGCTAGTTTACCTGGAGTTGAAATTGACGCCAAGGCATGGCCCAATCAAGCATCAGAGCCAGAACCGACAGTTGAGCGGTTCGAGGTGGGTATGCTTCGTTAA